One genomic window of Moorella glycerini includes the following:
- the tadA gene encoding tRNA adenosine(34) deaminase TadA gives MDHRFYMGEALAEAEKAFTLGEIPIGAVIVDGERVIARAGNRRETWGDPTAHAEIIALREAARVRGNWRLTGTTLYVTLEPCPMCAGALVQARVSRLVYGAADLRAGAVDSVVNLVENSHFNHQVEVIPGIREEECRELLKRFFQQLRRDG, from the coding sequence GTGGACCACCGTTTCTATATGGGGGAAGCCCTGGCCGAGGCGGAAAAGGCCTTTACCCTGGGGGAAATCCCCATTGGTGCCGTTATAGTAGACGGGGAGCGGGTCATTGCCCGGGCCGGCAACCGGCGGGAAACATGGGGTGACCCCACGGCCCATGCCGAGATTATCGCCTTAAGGGAAGCTGCCCGGGTACGGGGTAACTGGCGGTTGACGGGTACTACCCTGTACGTTACCCTGGAACCCTGTCCCATGTGCGCCGGGGCCCTGGTGCAGGCCCGGGTAAGCCGGCTGGTTTATGGCGCGGCGGATTTACGTGCCGGGGCCGTAGATTCGGTAGTCAACCTGGTGGAGAATTCCCATTTTAACCACCAGGTGGAGGTTATCCCCGGCATCCGGGAAGAGGAATGCCGGGAGTTGTTAAAACGCTTTTTCCAGCAGTTGCGGAGAGATGGCTGA
- a CDS encoding pro-sigmaK processing inhibitor BofA family protein: MGGDTVQLILAGVFLLFLVYLIGGLLLKPLKLVFKIVVNSLFGLLLLWAFNFFGAYFHFFIPLNWLTVLIAGFLGLPGLILLIFLRLVLGT; the protein is encoded by the coding sequence GTGGGCGGTGATACCGTACAGCTTATACTGGCCGGTGTTTTCTTGTTATTTCTTGTTTATCTTATAGGCGGCCTTTTATTAAAACCCTTGAAGTTAGTTTTTAAGATTGTTGTTAACTCCTTGTTCGGGCTTCTCCTCCTCTGGGCCTTTAACTTTTTTGGCGCCTATTTTCATTTTTTTATCCCCCTGAACTGGCTCACTGTTTTAATCGCCGGTTTCCTGGGCCTGCCCGGGTTAATCCTGCTGATTTTTTTGCGCCTGGTCCTGGGGACGTGA
- a CDS encoding 4Fe-4S dicluster domain-containing protein: MSIVFKAITTENGKGIFHLFPALCKGCGLCIEKCPVDTIGWAKQLGAFGTPVVEPGHGKPCIACKKCQLVCPDAAIWIERRDGKGRDTSLTAAPEKHIKHK, encoded by the coding sequence TTGAGCATTGTTTTTAAGGCCATTACCACGGAAAACGGCAAAGGTATCTTTCACCTTTTCCCCGCCCTGTGTAAGGGATGCGGTTTATGTATTGAAAAATGCCCTGTAGACACCATCGGCTGGGCTAAACAACTGGGGGCCTTCGGCACCCCGGTGGTAGAGCCGGGTCACGGGAAACCCTGCATTGCCTGTAAAAAATGCCAGCTGGTCTGCCCCGATGCCGCCATCTGGATCGAAAGGCGCGACGGCAAGGGCCGGGATACTAGCCTGACGGCTGCCCCGGAAAAGCATATCAAGCATAAGTAA
- the recR gene encoding recombination mediator RecR — MYYPEPLNKLIVALGKLPGVGPKTAQRLAFHLLNAPAAEAENLAAAILEARRKTHYCSVCGNLTDRDPCLLCTDPERDQGIICVVEEARDIVALEKTRQYRGLYHVLQGSISPVDGIGPDQLRVKELLRRLQGGKVKEVVLATNADVEGEATALYLARLLKPMAVRVTRLAYGLPVGSDLEYADEITLARAFSGRHEME, encoded by the coding sequence ATGTATTACCCGGAACCCCTGAACAAACTGATTGTAGCCCTGGGCAAACTGCCGGGGGTGGGGCCTAAAACCGCCCAGCGCCTGGCCTTCCATCTCCTTAACGCCCCGGCGGCAGAGGCGGAAAACCTGGCAGCAGCCATCCTGGAGGCCCGCCGGAAGACCCATTATTGCTCTGTATGCGGTAACCTGACCGACCGCGATCCCTGCCTCCTGTGCACCGATCCGGAAAGGGATCAGGGCATCATCTGCGTGGTGGAGGAGGCGCGGGACATTGTGGCCCTGGAAAAAACCCGCCAGTACCGGGGATTGTACCATGTTTTGCAGGGCTCCATTTCGCCCGTGGACGGGATAGGGCCGGACCAGCTCAGGGTTAAAGAGCTTTTACGGCGTCTCCAGGGAGGGAAGGTCAAAGAAGTAGTCCTGGCCACCAATGCCGATGTGGAAGGAGAGGCTACGGCCCTTTATCTGGCGCGGTTATTAAAACCCATGGCCGTCAGGGTAACCCGCCTGGCTTATGGCCTGCCGGTGGGGAGCGATCTGGAATACGCCGATGAAATTACCCTGGCCCGGGCCTTCAGCGGCCGCCACGAAATGGAATAA
- a CDS encoding thiamine pyrophosphate-dependent enzyme, with protein MAIAAQPQMPRVWRAETKPHKFCPGCGHGIVLKALGEAIDALDIQERTVFGCDIGCSLLSWDFFNLDTVQTHHGRTTPVLVGIKRARPELVVVSYMGDGGAYAIGAQHLVSSASRNDLVTIIVVNNTVYAMTGGQMAPTTLPGQKTETTPYGRDARLTGRPILGPELVAAIAPPGAYVARGSIANIVQLKNFIQKGLQNQLEGRGIAFIEALSSCPTNWHTNAAATWRFVEKEMTAYFPVGELRIPAEKPSGRFQEVPPYGS; from the coding sequence ATGGCCATCGCCGCCCAACCGCAAATGCCCCGGGTCTGGCGGGCGGAGACCAAGCCCCACAAGTTTTGCCCCGGCTGCGGCCACGGTATTGTCCTCAAGGCCCTGGGGGAAGCTATCGACGCCCTGGACATCCAGGAACGGACCGTCTTTGGTTGCGACATCGGCTGCTCCCTGCTTTCCTGGGACTTTTTCAACCTGGACACCGTCCAGACCCACCACGGCCGTACCACGCCGGTGCTGGTGGGCATCAAGCGGGCACGTCCGGAACTGGTGGTCGTTTCCTACATGGGCGACGGCGGCGCCTACGCTATCGGCGCCCAGCACCTGGTCAGCAGCGCCAGCCGTAACGACCTGGTGACGATTATCGTGGTCAACAATACCGTCTACGCCATGACCGGCGGCCAGATGGCCCCGACCACCCTGCCGGGACAGAAGACGGAAACGACCCCCTATGGCCGCGACGCCAGGCTCACCGGCCGGCCCATCCTGGGCCCGGAACTGGTGGCGGCCATCGCCCCGCCGGGAGCCTACGTCGCCCGGGGGAGTATAGCCAATATCGTCCAGCTGAAAAACTTTATTCAGAAAGGCCTGCAGAACCAGCTGGAAGGCCGGGGAATTGCCTTTATCGAGGCCCTGTCGTCCTGCCCCACCAACTGGCACACCAATGCTGCCGCGACCTGGCGCTTTGTGGAAAAAGAAATGACGGCTTATTTCCCTGTGGGGGAACTAAGGATACCGGCAGAGAAACCGTCCGGCCGGTTCCAGGAGGTACCACCTTATGGGTCTTAA
- a CDS encoding ferredoxin oxidoreductase: MATRPVTGEQRAFMTGNEVVAWAALAAGADIMYGYPITPQNEIMHYWTRMAPKYERGFLQTEDEIAAGFATVGGVLAGKRAFTATAGPGNVLMQEAMAMAEMMRLPTVVVVTQRGGPSTATVIYSQQELNLTCFGGNGEGLRIVYSPASHDELFLYTIKAFNSAWKYRFPTFVLGDGYQSKMREPVTIFDPEARGITMEPCRPMVGLPGEKRDPAHLRNTYNLEDELYEVLTAAIKEYEAISPRVVEWDTYAVDDADLLIIAHGVVSRAARAAVVSLREGGFKAGYFRPVTLRPFPEETLRSLAARARNLLVVESAYGQLKRLVQVSLYGLETPVTGYLRPGMGITPEEIVEFIHAKELI, encoded by the coding sequence ATGGCAACCAGGCCTGTTACGGGCGAGCAGCGGGCCTTCATGACCGGCAACGAGGTGGTGGCCTGGGCGGCCCTGGCCGCCGGGGCCGACATCATGTACGGCTACCCCATTACGCCGCAGAATGAAATCATGCACTACTGGACCCGGATGGCGCCCAAATATGAACGGGGTTTTCTCCAGACGGAAGATGAAATCGCCGCCGGTTTTGCCACTGTCGGGGGCGTCCTGGCCGGTAAAAGGGCCTTTACGGCCACGGCCGGGCCGGGCAACGTCCTGATGCAGGAAGCCATGGCCATGGCCGAGATGATGCGCCTGCCCACGGTAGTGGTGGTAACCCAGCGCGGCGGCCCTTCGACGGCCACGGTCATCTATTCCCAGCAGGAGCTCAATCTGACCTGTTTCGGCGGCAATGGCGAGGGCTTGAGGATCGTTTATTCCCCGGCCTCCCATGACGAGCTGTTTCTTTATACCATTAAAGCCTTTAACAGTGCCTGGAAATACCGTTTCCCCACCTTTGTCCTGGGGGACGGGTATCAATCCAAAATGCGGGAACCGGTAACCATCTTCGACCCTGAAGCCCGGGGCATTACCATGGAACCGTGCCGCCCCATGGTGGGCCTGCCGGGGGAAAAACGCGACCCGGCCCACCTGCGCAATACCTATAACCTGGAAGATGAGCTTTACGAGGTCCTCACGGCGGCCATTAAAGAATATGAAGCCATCTCTCCCCGGGTAGTCGAATGGGACACCTACGCCGTCGATGATGCCGACCTGCTTATTATTGCCCACGGGGTTGTTTCCCGGGCCGCCCGGGCGGCCGTTGTTTCCCTGCGGGAAGGAGGCTTCAAGGCCGGCTATTTCCGGCCCGTGACCTTAAGGCCCTTCCCGGAGGAAACCTTGAGGTCCCTGGCAGCCCGGGCCCGCAACCTCCTGGTGGTGGAATCGGCCTACGGCCAGCTAAAACGGCTGGTCCAGGTAAGCCTTTACGGCCTGGAGACGCCGGTCACCGGCTACCTGCGGCCGGGAATGGGGATTACGCCGGAAGAAATAGTGGAGTTTATCCATGCGAAGGAGCTGATCTAA
- the dnaX gene encoding DNA polymerase III subunit gamma/tau yields MLAQYQALYRQWRPRTFAEIVGQEHITRTLLNALRNHRLVHAYLFCGPRGTGKTSTAKILAKAVNCQSPREGEPCNECPNCRRINAGNSLDVLEIDAASNRGIDEIRELIEKIPLGPVEGRYKVYIIDEVHMLTPEAFNALLKTLEEPPVHAVFILATTEPRKVLPTILSRCQRFDFHPLTVAAISGRLQEVAAANKVQIEPAALSLLARKAAGGLRDALSLLDQILSTGNQEIITAAQVAATLGTARLDILLALTDALAAGDGAAMLRLVDTALQSGVEPQRLLEDLLEHTRNLLLLHMDPRAGEFTGLLPEEVEQVAAQAQKFTPRRLLDLMERLQEGGAALRWNNQPRVLLEMTLAGFLVDPGPSLDDLARRVEELEKSLAALAGRGEVAAGRQPAAGRPAGPTGPGTHDRGHAAAVMKAAMRPVDRLGVAPLPASQAGPEPGNQARPVAGTAGGAEKDPGSSETQLELFTVQERWPEVLAAARRESVHLQAYLRAGEPAAVSGDSLTLEVKTDFHRGMLEQPANRQKVEAVLARVFGRPLKLVITAGRPPVDGVSQEVLAKLVEYFGPDKVEIKD; encoded by the coding sequence ATGTTGGCCCAGTACCAGGCCCTGTACCGCCAATGGCGGCCGCGCACCTTTGCTGAGATAGTGGGACAGGAACATATTACCCGCACCCTGCTCAATGCCCTGCGCAACCATCGCCTGGTCCACGCCTACCTTTTCTGCGGTCCCCGGGGCACCGGTAAAACCAGTACCGCCAAAATCCTGGCCAAAGCCGTCAATTGCCAGTCGCCCCGGGAGGGAGAACCGTGCAATGAGTGTCCCAATTGCCGGCGCATCAATGCCGGTAACTCCCTGGATGTCCTGGAAATCGACGCTGCCTCCAACCGGGGCATCGATGAGATCCGCGAGTTAATTGAAAAGATCCCCCTGGGGCCGGTAGAGGGCCGCTACAAGGTTTATATTATCGATGAAGTCCATATGCTGACGCCGGAGGCCTTTAATGCCCTGTTAAAAACCCTGGAAGAGCCGCCGGTCCATGCCGTCTTTATCCTGGCCACCACGGAGCCGCGCAAGGTTTTACCAACCATCCTTTCCCGCTGCCAGCGTTTTGATTTTCATCCCCTGACGGTAGCGGCCATCAGCGGGCGCCTGCAGGAAGTGGCGGCGGCCAATAAAGTCCAGATCGAGCCGGCGGCCTTAAGCCTTTTAGCCCGCAAGGCTGCCGGGGGGTTACGCGATGCTTTAAGCCTTTTGGACCAGATCCTGTCCACCGGCAACCAGGAGATCATTACTGCGGCGCAGGTAGCCGCTACCCTGGGTACGGCGCGCCTGGATATCCTCCTGGCCTTGACTGATGCCCTGGCTGCCGGCGATGGGGCCGCCATGCTCCGTCTGGTAGATACGGCCCTGCAGTCGGGGGTGGAACCCCAGCGGCTGCTGGAGGACCTGCTGGAGCATACCCGCAACCTCCTTCTTTTGCATATGGACCCCCGGGCGGGGGAATTTACCGGCCTCCTGCCGGAAGAAGTGGAACAGGTAGCGGCCCAGGCGCAAAAATTTACCCCCCGGCGCCTGTTAGACCTCATGGAACGGCTGCAGGAGGGAGGAGCAGCCCTGCGCTGGAACAACCAGCCCCGGGTCCTGCTGGAGATGACCCTGGCCGGCTTCCTGGTCGACCCCGGCCCTTCCCTGGACGACCTGGCCCGCCGGGTGGAGGAATTGGAAAAAAGCCTGGCCGCCCTGGCAGGCAGGGGGGAGGTAGCAGCGGGCCGGCAACCGGCAGCAGGGAGGCCGGCAGGACCGACCGGGCCGGGTACCCACGATCGGGGGCACGCTGCTGCAGTTATGAAGGCGGCAATGCGGCCGGTCGACAGGCTGGGGGTAGCACCGCTTCCCGCCAGCCAGGCCGGGCCGGAGCCGGGAAACCAGGCCCGGCCGGTGGCAGGAACGGCAGGGGGAGCGGAAAAAGACCCGGGGTCATCGGAAACCCAGTTAGAATTATTTACCGTCCAGGAGCGCTGGCCGGAGGTCCTGGCAGCGGCCCGCCGGGAAAGCGTTCACCTCCAGGCTTATTTACGGGCCGGGGAGCCGGCGGCTGTCAGTGGGGATAGCCTGACCCTGGAAGTCAAAACGGATTTCCACCGCGGCATGCTGGAACAGCCCGCCAACCGGCAGAAGGTGGAAGCAGTCCTGGCCAGGGTTTTCGGCCGGCCCCTCAAGCTCGTTATTACGGCGGGGAGGCCACCTGTGGACGGGGTGAGCCAGGAAGTATTAGCTAAGCTGGTAGAATATTTCGGCCCCGACAAAGTGGAGATCAAGGATTAA
- the fmt gene encoding methionyl-tRNA formyltransferase → MRIIFIGQAPFGKDCLQALLDQGEDIAGVLTVPDRPGQKGPNPVKELALERGLPLLQPARLKEPEALTWVKNLRPDLLVLAFVTDIVPRTMIDLATCGGINYHPSLLPKYRGGSAMNWAIINGETETGVTIHQIDAGIDTGPIILQQKVAIDPDDTVKSLYFEKLYPLGVQMVAEAVRLIREGKANPVPQDERQASFQPVIKEADVRIDWRQNAQKIYNLIRGSNPNPGAWTTFRGEKLKIWEATSCRGQGDPGTIIEIAGEEGFVIATGEGAILARRVQHGSSPDKMPATQFVTAAAIQPGEQVGI, encoded by the coding sequence TTGCGTATTATCTTTATTGGCCAGGCGCCCTTTGGTAAAGATTGCCTGCAAGCCCTCCTTGACCAGGGGGAAGATATTGCAGGCGTCCTCACCGTCCCGGACCGGCCGGGGCAAAAGGGGCCCAATCCGGTTAAAGAACTGGCCCTGGAGCGCGGTTTACCCCTCTTGCAGCCGGCGCGTTTGAAGGAACCGGAAGCCTTGACGTGGGTTAAAAACCTCCGGCCCGACCTGCTGGTGCTGGCCTTCGTAACCGATATTGTCCCCCGGACCATGATTGACCTGGCTACCTGCGGTGGCATTAATTATCACCCTTCATTACTACCTAAATACCGCGGCGGCAGTGCCATGAACTGGGCCATTATCAACGGCGAAACGGAAACGGGCGTTACCATCCATCAGATTGATGCCGGTATTGATACGGGTCCCATTATTCTGCAGCAGAAAGTGGCCATCGACCCTGATGATACGGTAAAGTCATTATACTTTGAGAAACTCTACCCCCTGGGCGTGCAAATGGTAGCCGAGGCCGTCCGTTTAATCCGGGAGGGGAAGGCCAATCCGGTGCCCCAGGATGAAAGGCAAGCTTCTTTCCAGCCGGTAATTAAAGAAGCAGATGTGAGAATTGACTGGCGGCAAAATGCCCAAAAGATTTACAACCTTATCCGCGGTTCCAACCCCAACCCGGGGGCCTGGACTACCTTCCGGGGGGAAAAGCTAAAGATATGGGAAGCCACGTCCTGCCGGGGTCAGGGCGATCCGGGCACAATAATCGAAATCGCAGGAGAGGAAGGCTTTGTTATCGCTACAGGGGAGGGGGCCATTCTGGCCCGGCGGGTGCAGCACGGCAGCTCCCCTGACAAGATGCCCGCTACCCAGTTTGTAACTGCCGCCGCTATCCAGCCAGGTGAACAGGTGGGCATTTAA
- a CDS encoding cyclic lactone autoinducer peptide, with amino-acid sequence MGVRPTSWLAWYQPEAPRELLKGLLPKWKVLVIGRSNYKDG; translated from the coding sequence TTGGGCGTCCGACCGACCAGCTGGCTGGCCTGGTATCAGCCGGAAGCTCCCCGGGAGTTGTTGAAGGGTCTGTTGCCAAAATGGAAGGTACTTGTAATTGGGAGGTCGAATTATAAGGATGGATAA
- a CDS encoding 2-oxoacid:acceptor oxidoreductase family protein has protein sequence MGLNLKIALAGEGGQGVQSVAEIITEAAYQAGFQALYIPNFGVEQRGGVSVAFVQISREPVSAPKFTTGDIVVALSRRAVERVRQYVGEKTLLVYEAGLEDDVRRVYGEEQRRLAVPALAIAQEEMHPRVFNVIILGVLVGVTGFLERRHVEQALERQFGHKFAQDPGLRELNYRALERGYEIGSGKREVGNGR, from the coding sequence ATGGGTCTTAATCTCAAAATCGCCCTGGCCGGGGAAGGAGGGCAGGGGGTACAGTCGGTGGCCGAGATTATTACCGAGGCGGCCTATCAGGCCGGCTTCCAGGCCCTGTATATCCCCAATTTTGGCGTCGAACAGCGGGGCGGCGTTTCGGTGGCCTTTGTCCAGATAAGCAGGGAGCCGGTGAGCGCGCCCAAGTTTACTACCGGTGATATTGTGGTAGCTTTGAGCCGCCGGGCCGTGGAACGGGTACGGCAGTATGTGGGCGAAAAGACTTTACTGGTTTATGAGGCCGGCCTGGAAGACGACGTGCGGCGGGTTTACGGGGAAGAACAGAGACGCCTGGCCGTCCCGGCCCTGGCCATAGCCCAGGAGGAAATGCACCCCAGGGTCTTTAACGTCATCATCCTGGGAGTACTGGTGGGCGTAACGGGCTTTTTAGAGCGCCGGCATGTAGAACAGGCCCTGGAACGCCAGTTTGGCCATAAGTTTGCTCAGGACCCGGGCCTCAGGGAATTAAACTACCGCGCCCTGGAAAGGGGGTACGAGATAGGAAGTGGGAAGCGAGAAGTGGGAAATGGGAGATGA
- a CDS encoding DUF2508 family protein, which produces MQEWSLNADLEVLAEAIREARAEWWAAQRFFAEVTESDLVDQAIYRLEAAERKYMYLWKLARNRQQKDGLQTQACGGESGLRSGTCGR; this is translated from the coding sequence ATGCAGGAGTGGAGCCTGAACGCAGACCTGGAAGTGCTGGCCGAAGCTATCAGGGAGGCCCGGGCAGAATGGTGGGCGGCCCAGCGCTTTTTTGCCGAGGTAACGGAATCCGATCTGGTGGATCAGGCCATCTACCGTCTGGAGGCGGCAGAAAGGAAATATATGTACCTGTGGAAGCTGGCTCGTAACCGGCAACAAAAAGACGGCCTGCAAACGCAAGCCTGTGGCGGGGAAAGCGGGTTAAGGAGTGGTACCTGTGGGCGGTGA
- a CDS encoding FAD-binding oxidoreductase translates to MVDQSTLNELVRIVGKENVLTSKVSLNTYMYDASLVYGQPEVIVYVQNARQIAAILKLASSKKIPVTPRGGGTCLSGGAVPQRGGIVIVMTRMNRILEIDPENRVAVVEPGVTNMELQKAVAPYGLVYMPDPASQKVSTMGGNLGENSGGMRGIKYGLTKDHIIGMELVLSSGEIVQIGGKLEPIAQELNLNALLIGSEGNLGIATKIICKLTPAPRANRTMLASYKTLEDAGTTVSAIIAHGIIPCTLELMDNKIINAVEDWLHIGLPVDAGAILLIEVDGWDAGLDRQAQQIMHICRENGATDVKLAQNARERDNLWTARRMAIGAIGRLAPNYDMEDATVPRTKLPEILKEVNRLSQEFNVPIGMLAHAGDGNLHPLVLFDERNKEEMERVEKVRAALFRKALDLGGTLSGEHGIGLAKLEFMRWAFNPEELQFLRRERLAFDPSEILNAGKTVPDTDTAA, encoded by the coding sequence ATGGTCGATCAATCAACCCTTAACGAACTGGTGAGAATTGTCGGCAAAGAGAATGTACTTACCTCTAAAGTATCTTTGAATACCTATATGTATGATGCTTCCCTCGTTTACGGCCAGCCCGAAGTCATTGTCTATGTACAAAATGCCCGGCAGATAGCTGCTATTTTGAAACTGGCCAGCAGTAAAAAGATCCCGGTAACCCCCCGGGGGGGCGGTACATGCTTGAGCGGCGGTGCCGTACCGCAGCGCGGCGGGATAGTCATTGTCATGACCAGGATGAACCGTATCCTGGAGATTGATCCTGAAAACCGCGTGGCGGTGGTGGAACCGGGTGTTACCAATATGGAACTGCAAAAGGCCGTCGCTCCTTATGGTCTAGTTTACATGCCCGACCCGGCCAGCCAGAAGGTATCGACAATGGGAGGCAACCTGGGGGAGAACTCGGGCGGCATGCGCGGGATTAAATATGGCCTTACCAAGGACCATATTATCGGGATGGAGCTGGTTTTATCCAGCGGTGAAATTGTGCAAATCGGAGGCAAACTGGAACCGATAGCCCAGGAATTAAACCTCAATGCCCTCCTGATCGGTTCGGAAGGCAACCTGGGCATTGCTACCAAGATCATTTGCAAGTTGACACCTGCACCCAGGGCCAACCGTACCATGCTGGCCTCTTATAAAACTCTCGAAGATGCAGGCACGACGGTTTCCGCCATCATTGCCCACGGCATTATCCCCTGTACCCTGGAACTGATGGACAACAAGATCATCAATGCCGTTGAAGACTGGCTGCATATCGGTTTACCTGTAGACGCGGGAGCTATACTCTTGATTGAGGTTGACGGCTGGGATGCCGGCCTGGACCGCCAGGCGCAGCAGATAATGCATATCTGCCGGGAGAACGGCGCTACCGATGTGAAGCTGGCCCAGAATGCCCGGGAACGGGATAACCTGTGGACGGCGCGGCGCATGGCCATTGGCGCCATTGGCCGCCTGGCCCCCAATTACGATATGGAAGATGCCACCGTACCCCGCACCAAATTACCGGAAATCCTCAAGGAAGTTAACCGCTTGAGCCAGGAATTTAACGTCCCCATTGGCATGCTGGCCCATGCCGGCGACGGCAACCTGCATCCCCTGGTTCTTTTCGATGAGCGTAATAAAGAAGAAATGGAGCGGGTGGAAAAAGTCAGGGCCGCCCTTTTCCGCAAGGCCCTGGACCTGGGTGGCACCCTGTCGGGTGAACACGGCATTGGCCTGGCCAAACTAGAATTTATGCGCTGGGCCTTCAACCCGGAGGAACTCCAGTTTTTACGCCGGGAACGCCTGGCCTTTGATCCCAGTGAGATATTGAACGCCGGTAAAACTGTACCCGATACTGATACGGCGGCCTGA
- a CDS encoding cysteine hydrolase family protein codes for MGKTALLIIDMQNDFCLPGAPFEVSGALKVAAKIKEALEACRKNGLPIVHVIRHYRPDGSDVEITRYEAFLNAGGALIPGSKGAKIIEELKPIEGEYLIVKQRWSAFFQTELDILLKRLGVDQVVITGVQTPNCIRGTVWDANSLDYEVIVLTDGTGAKTPEVHEANLFDMKNIGVKLMTTEEFIKSLPAPPKENLIAKIRGDIEKKKE; via the coding sequence ATGGGTAAAACTGCTTTGTTAATTATTGACATGCAAAATGATTTCTGTTTGCCAGGAGCACCTTTTGAGGTAAGTGGGGCTTTGAAAGTGGCAGCCAAGATTAAAGAGGCTTTGGAGGCCTGTCGTAAAAATGGTCTACCTATAGTCCATGTTATCCGTCACTACCGGCCTGATGGCAGCGATGTAGAAATTACCAGGTATGAGGCCTTTTTAAATGCAGGTGGAGCATTAATTCCAGGCAGTAAAGGGGCAAAAATTATTGAGGAATTGAAGCCCATAGAGGGCGAATACCTGATTGTCAAACAGCGGTGGAGCGCTTTCTTCCAAACTGAACTGGATATATTATTAAAGCGCTTGGGTGTAGACCAAGTGGTCATAACCGGCGTTCAAACTCCAAATTGTATAAGAGGAACTGTTTGGGATGCCAATTCCCTAGATTATGAAGTTATTGTTCTAACTGATGGAACCGGGGCTAAAACACCTGAAGTGCACGAAGCCAACCTTTTCGATATGAAAAACATTGGAGTAAAGTTAATGACCACGGAAGAATTTATTAAAAGTTTGCCTGCTCCCCCAAAGGAAAACTTGATAGCTAAAATACGAGGCGATATCGAAAAGAAAAAAGAATAA
- a CDS encoding YbaB/EbfC family nucleoid-associated protein — protein MNNINKMMKQMQKMQAQIAKLQDELGEKTVEAAAGGGAVVVVANGRQEIVSIKIDPVAVDPEDVEMLQDLILAAVNEALRQSQEMVAREMGKITGNMRLPGF, from the coding sequence ATGAACAATATCAACAAGATGATGAAGCAGATGCAAAAGATGCAGGCCCAGATCGCCAAACTCCAGGACGAGCTGGGGGAAAAGACAGTGGAAGCAGCCGCCGGCGGCGGTGCCGTCGTGGTTGTGGCCAACGGCCGCCAGGAAATTGTCAGTATTAAAATTGACCCGGTTGCTGTCGATCCTGAAGATGTGGAGATGCTCCAGGACCTGATCCTGGCCGCTGTCAACGAAGCCCTGCGCCAGTCCCAGGAAATGGTGGCCAGGGAAATGGGAAAAATTACCGGTAATATGCGGCTGCCGGGGTTTTAA